One stretch of Nocardia mangyaensis DNA includes these proteins:
- a CDS encoding ferritin-like domain-containing protein has product MTDQRQALQAALDSEHAAVYSYGVIAAYANNDRARLVAEFSAAHRARRDATIELLEADGTAPEAPDAAYNPPFPVDNPIPAAQLAVAVESDCAAAWLAAVERATEPAVRVTATQALTEAAVRRARWQVILGADPVTVSFPGKA; this is encoded by the coding sequence ATGACCGACCAACGACAGGCACTGCAGGCCGCGCTCGACAGCGAGCACGCCGCCGTCTATTCCTACGGCGTGATCGCCGCCTACGCCAACAACGACCGGGCCCGCCTGGTCGCCGAGTTCAGCGCGGCCCACCGGGCCCGCCGCGACGCCACCATCGAACTTCTCGAAGCCGACGGCACCGCCCCGGAAGCACCCGACGCCGCCTACAACCCGCCGTTCCCGGTCGACAACCCGATCCCCGCGGCCCAGCTGGCTGTCGCGGTCGAATCCGACTGCGCCGCAGCGTGGTTGGCCGCGGTCGAACGAGCCACCGAGCCCGCCGTGCGCGTGACGGCCACCCAGGCGCTCACCGAGGCGGCCGTACGCCGCGCCCGCTGGCAGGTCATCCTGGGCGCCGATCCGGTCACCGTCAGCTTCCCAGGCAAGGCATAG
- the nusA gene encoding transcription termination factor NusA: MNIEIEALRAIVADKGISIETVISAIESALLTAYRHTEGHQPNARIDINQKTGVVRVMARELDADGNLVSEWDDTPEGFGRIAATTARQVVLQRLRDAENEKSFGEFATHEGDIVGGVVQRDARANARGIVVVRIGSEANGAEGLIPPAEQVPGETYEHGDRIKCYVYGVSRGPRGPQIQLSRTHPNLVRRLFSLEVPEIADGSVEIVAVARESGHRSKIAVRSTVPGVNAKGACIGPMGQRVRNVMSELAGEKIDIIDYAEDPATFVGNALSPSKVVSVTVVDPEARAARVIVPDFQLSLAIGKEGQNARLAARLTGWRIDIRSDAAPEPGDPVRPEAHRS, encoded by the coding sequence ATGAACATTGAAATCGAAGCCTTGCGGGCGATCGTCGCCGACAAGGGCATCTCGATCGAGACCGTGATCTCGGCGATCGAGTCGGCGCTGCTCACCGCCTACCGGCACACCGAGGGTCACCAGCCCAACGCGCGCATCGACATCAACCAGAAGACCGGCGTGGTCCGGGTGATGGCGCGCGAACTCGACGCCGACGGCAACCTCGTCTCCGAATGGGACGACACCCCCGAGGGCTTCGGCCGGATCGCGGCGACCACCGCGCGCCAGGTGGTGCTGCAGCGGCTCCGTGATGCCGAGAACGAGAAGTCCTTCGGTGAGTTCGCCACCCACGAAGGCGACATCGTCGGCGGTGTGGTCCAGCGCGACGCCAGGGCCAATGCCCGCGGCATCGTGGTGGTGCGCATCGGCAGCGAGGCCAATGGCGCCGAGGGCCTGATCCCGCCCGCCGAGCAGGTGCCCGGCGAGACCTACGAACACGGTGACCGGATCAAGTGCTACGTCTACGGGGTCTCCCGTGGCCCGCGTGGCCCGCAGATCCAGCTCTCGCGCACCCATCCGAATCTGGTGCGCCGACTCTTCTCGCTCGAGGTCCCCGAGATCGCCGACGGGTCGGTGGAGATCGTCGCGGTGGCGCGCGAGTCCGGGCACCGCTCCAAGATCGCCGTGCGCTCCACCGTGCCCGGCGTCAACGCCAAGGGCGCGTGCATCGGCCCGATGGGTCAGCGCGTGCGCAACGTGATGAGCGAACTGGCGGGCGAGAAGATCGATATCATCGATTACGCCGAGGATCCGGCGACCTTCGTCGGCAACGCCCTCTCGCCCTCGAAGGTGGTCTCGGTCACCGTCGTGGATCCGGAAGCCAGGGCGGCGCGGGTGATCGTGCCGGACTTCCAGCTGTCACTGGCGATCGGCAAGGAGGGCCAGAATGCCCGCCTGGCCGCTCGTCTGACCGGCTGGCGTATCGATATCCGCAGCGACGCGGCTCCGGAACCGGGCGATCCGGTCCGCCCGGAGGCGCACCGTAGTTGA
- the rimP gene encoding ribosome maturation factor RimP, whose product MPMPTEERVSQLVAELVARRGFDLEGVAIAAAGKDELAPVRLKVIVDSDGPVDLDAIAELSRETSELLDAAGDFGDSAYLLEVTTPGVDRPLTTDRHWRRAQGRKVKVVLAEAADQVEGKKRFEARAGHLADDGTIALVLGGRSKPHRVHVPLADIASAVVQVEFNAPGAAELELAGGIAAGRPVPGDEPADLAASGLHSDSPTEGVAE is encoded by the coding sequence ATGCCGATGCCCACCGAGGAAAGGGTGAGCCAGCTAGTCGCTGAGCTCGTTGCACGCCGGGGATTCGACCTCGAGGGCGTTGCGATCGCGGCTGCGGGCAAAGACGAGCTGGCGCCGGTTCGGTTGAAGGTCATCGTGGACAGCGACGGCCCGGTCGACCTCGACGCGATCGCCGAGCTCAGCCGCGAGACGTCGGAGCTGCTCGACGCGGCCGGTGATTTCGGCGATTCCGCCTACCTGCTCGAAGTGACGACCCCGGGCGTCGACCGCCCGCTCACCACCGATCGGCACTGGCGCCGCGCCCAGGGACGCAAGGTGAAGGTGGTCCTGGCCGAGGCCGCCGACCAGGTCGAGGGCAAGAAGCGCTTCGAGGCTCGCGCGGGGCACCTCGCCGACGACGGCACGATCGCACTCGTGCTCGGCGGCCGCAGCAAGCCGCACCGGGTGCACGTGCCGCTGGCCGACATCGCCTCCGCGGTCGTCCAGGTGGAATTCAACGCACCCGGCGCCGCCGAACTCGAGCTCGCGGGCGGTATCGCCGCGGGCCGACCCGTCCCGGGTGACGAACCCGCAGACCTCGCCGCCAGTGGCCTACACAGTGACTCTCCCACCGAAGGGGTTGCGGAATGA
- a CDS encoding acyl-CoA dehydrogenase family protein, translating to MTSSPSLLFNPATYDPQHFDAETRRLLRATIEWFESRGKAQLLAEDRDAVWTEEFLEFVGEEKLFATFLTPAAYADGDPNKRWDAARNAALAEIFGFYGLAYWYAEQVTILGLGPIWQSDNEIAKRKAAADLDEGQVMAFALSERDHGADIYNTDLILTPSAPGSADAEAGILFRASGEKYYIGNGNVASMVSVFSRRGDVEGPEGYIWFAADSRHANYHLVESVIHGQMYVSHFRLENYPVTAADVLHEGPEGFSAALNTVNVGKFNLCHGSIGMVEHSFFEAISHANNRILYGNPVTDFGHVRGNFVDAYARLIAMKLFSDRAVDYFRSASLEDRRYLLFNPMTKSKVTSEGEVAMTLLLDVLAAKGFEKATYFAQASRYINHLPRLEGTVHVNVGQILKFMPNYLLNPKEYPVIGTDLAPGDQEFFWKQGPARGAGKVQFADWAPAYEQAAEVPNVGRFYEQAQALRTLLLTAAPDAGQQKDLDFMLTIGHLFSTVVYGQLILEQAELTGLDRDVLDQIFDFQIRDFNTQATALLGKPSVTEAQRAWAIGALRSPVADAERFDRVWQQVESYDGAYAMRP from the coding sequence ATGACGAGTTCGCCCAGCCTGCTGTTCAACCCCGCCACCTACGACCCCCAGCATTTCGATGCCGAGACGCGGCGGCTGTTGCGGGCCACCATCGAGTGGTTCGAGTCCAGGGGCAAGGCGCAGCTGCTGGCCGAGGATCGCGACGCGGTGTGGACCGAGGAGTTCCTCGAGTTCGTGGGTGAGGAGAAGCTGTTCGCCACCTTCCTGACCCCGGCCGCCTACGCCGACGGTGATCCGAACAAGCGCTGGGACGCCGCGCGCAATGCCGCCCTCGCCGAGATCTTCGGCTTCTACGGGCTGGCGTACTGGTACGCCGAGCAGGTCACCATCCTGGGGCTGGGCCCGATCTGGCAGAGCGACAACGAGATCGCCAAGCGCAAGGCCGCCGCCGACCTCGACGAGGGTCAGGTGATGGCGTTCGCGCTGTCCGAGCGCGACCACGGCGCCGACATCTACAACACCGACCTGATCCTCACCCCGAGCGCGCCGGGCAGCGCCGACGCCGAGGCGGGCATCCTGTTCCGCGCCAGCGGCGAGAAGTACTACATCGGCAACGGCAACGTCGCTTCGATGGTGTCGGTGTTCTCCCGGCGCGGCGATGTCGAGGGGCCCGAGGGCTACATCTGGTTCGCGGCCGACAGCAGGCACGCCAACTACCACCTGGTCGAGAGTGTCATCCACGGGCAGATGTACGTCAGCCACTTCCGGCTGGAGAACTACCCGGTCACCGCCGCCGATGTGCTGCACGAAGGCCCCGAGGGCTTCTCGGCCGCGCTCAACACCGTCAACGTGGGCAAGTTCAACCTCTGCCACGGCAGCATCGGCATGGTCGAGCACTCCTTCTTCGAGGCCATCAGCCACGCCAACAACCGCATCCTCTACGGCAACCCGGTCACCGACTTCGGCCACGTGCGAGGCAACTTCGTCGACGCCTACGCCCGGCTGATCGCGATGAAGCTGTTCAGCGACCGCGCCGTGGACTACTTCCGCAGCGCCTCGCTCGAGGATCGTCGCTACCTGCTGTTCAACCCGATGACCAAGTCCAAAGTCACCTCCGAGGGCGAGGTCGCGATGACCCTGCTGCTGGATGTGCTGGCGGCCAAGGGATTCGAGAAGGCCACCTACTTCGCGCAGGCCTCGCGCTACATCAACCACCTGCCCCGGCTCGAGGGCACGGTGCACGTGAACGTGGGCCAGATTCTGAAGTTCATGCCGAACTACCTGCTCAACCCGAAGGAATACCCGGTGATCGGCACCGATCTCGCCCCCGGTGACCAGGAGTTCTTCTGGAAGCAGGGCCCGGCGCGCGGCGCGGGCAAGGTGCAGTTCGCCGACTGGGCCCCCGCCTACGAGCAGGCCGCCGAGGTCCCCAATGTCGGCCGCTTCTACGAGCAGGCCCAGGCGCTGCGCACCCTGCTGCTCACCGCCGCCCCCGATGCCGGCCAGCAGAAGGACCTGGACTTCATGCTGACCATCGGCCACCTGTTCTCCACGGTGGTCTACGGCCAGCTGATCCTCGAGCAGGCCGAACTCACTGGCCTCGACCGCGACGTGCTCGACCAGATCTTCGACTTCCAGATCCGCGACTTCAACACCCAGGCCACGGCCCTGCTCGGCAAGCCCTCGGTCACCGAGGCCCAGCGGGCATGGGCGATCGGCGCCCTGCGCAGCCCCGTCGCCGACGCCGAGCGCTTCGACCGCGTATGGCAGCAGGTCGAGTCCTACGACGGGGCCTACGCGATGCGCCCCTAG
- a CDS encoding proline--tRNA ligase, with the protein MITRLSRLFLRTLRDDPADAEVPSHKLLVRAGYVRRVAPGVYSWLPLGLRTLRRIEDVVRQEMDATGAQEIALPALLPREPYETTNRWTEYGDALFRLQDRKGGDYLLGPTHEELFALTVKGEYNSYKDLPVTLYQIQTKYRDEERPRAGILRGREFVMKDSYSFDLDDAGLAASYATHRAAYQRIFDRLGVRYVIVAATSGAMGGSASEEFLAESPVGEDTYVRCVESGYAANVEAVVTPAPAPLPIEGRPAAVEHDTPNTPTIATLVDWANEAKALDRAVTAADTLKNVMVKLRHPDGKTEILGIGIPGDREVDDKRLEAAVEPAEVELLTEADFAANPFLVKGYIGPKSLQANGIRYLVDPRVVEGTAWITGADVAGKHVVGLVAGRDFTPDGTIEAAEVRDGDPSPDGAGPLVSARGIEIGHIFQLGRKYTDAFDVDVLGENGKPVRLTMGSYGIGVSRMVAVIAEQQHDDKGLRWPAEIAPFDVHVVIANKDAAAREGAEQVVAGLDSQGLEVLFDDRTASPGVKFKDAELLGMPWILVIGRGWADGKVELRNRATGAAEEIPAEDAVAAVTAKIRG; encoded by the coding sequence GTGATCACCCGCCTCTCCCGCCTGTTCCTGCGCACCCTGCGAGACGATCCCGCCGACGCCGAGGTGCCCAGCCACAAACTGCTCGTTCGCGCCGGATACGTCCGCCGCGTCGCCCCCGGCGTGTACTCATGGCTGCCGCTGGGCCTGCGTACACTGCGCCGCATCGAGGACGTGGTGCGCCAGGAGATGGACGCCACCGGTGCCCAGGAGATCGCCCTGCCCGCGCTGCTGCCGCGCGAGCCGTACGAGACCACCAACCGCTGGACCGAATACGGCGACGCCCTGTTCCGCCTGCAGGACCGCAAGGGCGGCGACTACCTGCTCGGCCCCACCCATGAGGAGCTGTTCGCGCTCACCGTCAAGGGTGAGTACAACTCCTACAAGGATCTGCCGGTCACGCTCTACCAGATCCAGACCAAGTACCGCGACGAGGAGCGCCCGCGGGCCGGCATCCTGCGCGGACGCGAGTTCGTCATGAAGGACTCCTACTCCTTCGACCTCGACGACGCGGGCCTGGCCGCCAGCTATGCCACCCATCGCGCCGCCTACCAGCGCATCTTCGATCGCCTCGGCGTGCGGTACGTGATCGTGGCCGCCACGTCCGGCGCCATGGGTGGCAGCGCGTCGGAGGAATTCCTCGCCGAGAGCCCGGTGGGCGAGGACACCTACGTGCGCTGTGTCGAGTCCGGCTACGCGGCCAATGTGGAGGCCGTGGTCACGCCCGCGCCCGCGCCGCTGCCGATCGAGGGCAGGCCCGCGGCCGTCGAGCACGACACCCCGAACACGCCCACCATCGCCACCCTGGTCGACTGGGCCAACGAGGCGAAGGCTCTCGACCGCGCGGTGACCGCCGCCGACACACTCAAGAACGTGATGGTCAAGCTGCGTCATCCCGACGGCAAGACCGAGATCCTCGGCATCGGCATCCCCGGTGACCGCGAGGTCGACGACAAACGCCTCGAAGCCGCCGTCGAGCCCGCCGAGGTGGAACTGCTCACCGAGGCCGACTTCGCCGCCAACCCCTTCCTGGTGAAGGGCTACATCGGTCCGAAGAGCCTGCAGGCCAACGGCATTCGCTACCTGGTCGATCCGCGCGTGGTCGAGGGCACCGCCTGGATCACCGGCGCCGATGTGGCGGGCAAGCACGTCGTCGGGCTCGTCGCTGGTCGTGACTTCACCCCCGACGGCACCATCGAAGCCGCCGAGGTCCGCGACGGCGATCCCTCGCCCGACGGCGCCGGTCCGCTGGTGTCGGCGCGCGGCATCGAGATCGGTCACATCTTCCAGCTCGGCCGCAAGTACACCGACGCCTTCGACGTCGACGTGCTCGGCGAGAACGGCAAGCCGGTCCGCCTCACCATGGGTTCCTACGGCATCGGCGTGTCCCGCATGGTCGCGGTGATCGCCGAACAGCAGCACGACGACAAGGGCCTGCGCTGGCCCGCCGAGATCGCCCCCTTCGACGTGCACGTGGTGATCGCCAACAAGGACGCCGCCGCTCGCGAGGGCGCCGAACAAGTTGTCGCGGGCTTGGACTCCCAGGGCCTCGAGGTCCTCTTCGACGACCGCACCGCCTCGCCCGGCGTGAAGTTCAAGGACGCCGAACTGCTCGGCATGCCCTGGATCCTGGTGATCGGCCGCGGTTGGGCCGACGGCAAGGTCGAACTGCGCAATCGCGCGACCGGTGCGGCCGAGGAGATCCCGGCCGAAGACGCGGTCGCCGCCGTGACCGCCAAGATCCGCGGCTGA
- the infB gene encoding translation initiation factor IF-2 produces MAGKARVHELAKELGVTSKELLAKLKEQGEFVKSASSTVEAPVARRLRESLASKSAPAADAKSAARPGPSPAARPGAKPTPGGPRPGPRPAPAAPAAAATPPAPAAPAAPATPAPAESTPAPAAKPTPAAAQSAPAAKPAAPAPRPAPGAPRPAQGGQAPQQQRPGQPAQGGQAPRPAGPGPKPGPKPPRVGNNPFSSAPDRERPAPRPAPQGGPRPTPGQGGPRPTPGQGGPRPAPGQGGPRPGQGQGGPRPAAAQGGAPRPGGPRPNPGSMPPRPNPGAMPARSARPGPAAGGRPGRPGGAPGGGGAGRPGGGGGGGYRGGGGGAPGAGAGAGAPAAGGFRGRPGGGGGRPGGPGGRGGAAGAFGRPGGAPRRGRKSKRAKRAEYENMQAPAVGGVRLPRGNGEIIRLARGASLSDFAEKIDANPAALVQALFNLGEMVTATQSVNDETLELLGGEMNYVVHVVSPEDEDRELLESFDLTYGEDAGGEDDLEQRPPVVTVMGHVDHGKTRLLDTIRKANVAEGEAGGITQHIGAYQVLTDLNGEERLITFIDTPGHEAFTAMRARGAKATDIAILVVAADDGVMPQTVEAINHAQAADVPIVVAVNKIDKEGANPDKIRQQLTEYGLVTEEYGGDTMFVNISAKQGLNIDALLEAVLLTADASLDLRANPDMDAQGVAIEAHLDRGRGPVATVLIQRGTLRVGDSIVAGDAYGRVRRMVDEHGEDVLAALPSRPVQVIGFTSVPGAGDNLLVVDEDRIARQIADRRNARKRNALAARSRKRISLEDLDAALKETSELNLILKGDNSGTVEALEEALLGIEIDDEVRLRVIDRGVGGVTETNVNLASASNAIIIGFNVRAEGKATELANREGVDIRYYSVIYQAIDEIEKALKGMLKPIYEEVELGRAEIRAIFRSSKIGNIAGCMVLSGSVKRNAKARLIRDGRVIAETMTISSLKREKDDATEVREGFECGMTVTYSDIKDGDIIEAYELREKPRD; encoded by the coding sequence GTGGCAGGCAAGGCCCGCGTGCACGAGTTGGCTAAAGAGCTCGGTGTCACAAGCAAGGAACTACTCGCGAAGCTCAAGGAGCAAGGCGAGTTCGTGAAGTCGGCGTCCTCGACGGTGGAAGCACCCGTCGCCCGTCGTCTGCGTGAATCGCTCGCGTCGAAGTCCGCCCCGGCGGCCGATGCGAAGTCGGCAGCCCGTCCCGGACCGTCCCCGGCGGCCCGTCCGGGCGCCAAGCCCACCCCCGGCGGTCCCCGTCCGGGCCCGCGTCCGGCTCCGGCGGCTCCCGCCGCGGCCGCGACCCCCCCGGCACCGGCCGCTCCCGCGGCACCGGCGACCCCGGCTCCGGCCGAGTCCACTCCGGCTCCGGCTGCCAAGCCCACCCCGGCGGCGGCGCAGTCCGCGCCCGCTGCCAAGCCCGCCGCGCCCGCCCCGCGCCCCGCGCCCGGCGCGCCGCGCCCGGCGCAGGGTGGTCAGGCTCCGCAGCAGCAGCGTCCCGGCCAGCCCGCGCAGGGTGGTCAGGCCCCGCGTCCGGCCGGTCCCGGCCCGAAGCCCGGCCCGAAGCCCCCGCGCGTCGGCAACAACCCGTTCAGCTCCGCCCCCGATCGTGAGCGTCCCGCGCCGCGTCCCGCCCCGCAGGGTGGCCCGCGTCCGACGCCGGGTCAAGGCGGTCCTCGCCCGACGCCGGGTCAGGGTGGTCCGCGCCCGGCTCCCGGTCAGGGCGGTCCCCGTCCCGGTCAGGGCCAGGGTGGTCCGCGTCCGGCCGCCGCGCAGGGCGGTGCCCCGCGTCCCGGTGGTCCGCGCCCCAACCCGGGCTCGATGCCGCCTCGTCCGAACCCGGGTGCCATGCCCGCGCGCTCGGCTCGTCCCGGCCCCGCGGCCGGTGGCCGTCCGGGTCGTCCCGGCGGCGCACCCGGCGGCGGGGGCGCAGGTCGTCCCGGTGGTGGTGGCGGTGGCGGCTACCGCGGTGGCGGTGGCGGTGCCCCCGGCGCCGGTGCCGGTGCGGGTGCTCCCGCGGCCGGTGGTTTCCGTGGTCGTCCCGGTGGCGGCGGCGGTCGTCCCGGTGGTCCCGGTGGCCGTGGTGGTGCGGCCGGTGCGTTCGGTCGTCCCGGTGGTGCTCCGCGTCGTGGCCGCAAGTCGAAGCGGGCCAAGCGCGCCGAATACGAGAACATGCAGGCGCCCGCCGTCGGTGGCGTGCGGCTGCCCCGCGGCAACGGCGAGATCATCCGTCTCGCTCGCGGCGCGTCGCTGTCGGACTTCGCCGAGAAGATCGACGCGAACCCGGCTGCCCTGGTGCAGGCGCTGTTCAACCTCGGCGAGATGGTCACCGCGACCCAGTCGGTGAACGACGAGACCCTCGAGCTGCTCGGCGGCGAGATGAACTACGTCGTCCACGTCGTCAGCCCCGAGGACGAAGACCGCGAGCTGCTGGAATCGTTCGATCTCACCTACGGCGAGGACGCCGGTGGCGAGGACGACCTCGAGCAGCGTCCGCCGGTCGTGACCGTCATGGGTCACGTCGACCACGGTAAGACCCGACTGCTCGACACGATCCGCAAGGCCAACGTCGCCGAGGGCGAGGCAGGTGGCATCACCCAGCACATCGGTGCTTACCAGGTGCTGACCGATCTCAACGGTGAAGAGCGCCTGATCACCTTCATCGACACCCCGGGTCACGAGGCGTTCACCGCCATGCGTGCTCGTGGTGCGAAGGCCACCGACATCGCGATCCTCGTGGTCGCGGCCGACGACGGCGTCATGCCGCAGACGGTGGAAGCGATCAACCACGCCCAGGCGGCCGATGTGCCGATCGTGGTGGCGGTCAACAAGATCGACAAGGAAGGCGCGAACCCGGACAAGATCCGGCAGCAGCTGACCGAATACGGTCTGGTCACCGAGGAGTACGGCGGCGACACCATGTTCGTCAACATCTCCGCCAAGCAGGGCCTCAACATCGACGCGCTGCTCGAAGCGGTGCTGTTGACCGCGGACGCCTCGCTCGACCTGCGGGCCAACCCGGACATGGACGCCCAGGGTGTCGCCATCGAGGCGCACCTCGACCGCGGCCGTGGCCCGGTGGCGACCGTGCTCATCCAGCGCGGCACGCTGCGCGTCGGCGACTCGATCGTGGCGGGCGACGCCTACGGTCGCGTGCGCCGCATGGTCGACGAGCACGGCGAAGACGTCCTGGCGGCCCTGCCGTCGCGGCCGGTCCAGGTCATCGGTTTCACCTCGGTGCCCGGCGCGGGTGACAACCTGCTCGTGGTCGACGAGGACCGCATCGCCCGCCAGATCGCCGACCGCCGCAACGCACGCAAGCGCAACGCGCTCGCTGCTCGCAGCCGCAAGCGGATCAGCCTGGAAGATCTGGATGCCGCCCTGAAGGAGACTTCGGAGCTCAACCTGATCCTCAAGGGCGACAACTCCGGTACCGTCGAGGCCCTCGAAGAGGCCCTGCTCGGCATCGAGATCGACGACGAGGTGCGTCTGCGCGTCATCGACCGCGGTGTCGGTGGCGTCACCGAGACCAACGTCAACCTGGCGTCGGCCTCGAACGCGATCATCATCGGCTTCAACGTCCGTGCGGAGGGCAAGGCCACTGAGCTGGCCAACCGCGAGGGCGTCGACATCCGGTACTACTCGGTGATCTACCAGGCCATCGACGAGATCGAGAAGGCCCTCAAGGGCATGCTCAAGCCGATCTACGAAGAGGTCGAGCTGGGCCGGGCGGAGATCCGCGCGATCTTCCGTTCGTCCAAGATCGGCAACATCGCCGGTTGCATGGTGCTGTCGGGTTCGGTCAAGCGCAACGCCAAGGCGCGCCTGATCCGCGACGGCCGGGTGATCGCCGAGACGATGACCATCTCCTCGCTCAAGCGGGAGAAGGACGACGCCACCGAGGTCCGCGAAGGTTTCGAGTGCGGTATGACCGTGACCTACAGCGACATCAAGGACGGCGACATCATCGAGGCGTACGAACTGCGCGAGAAGCCGCGCGACTGA
- a CDS encoding YlxR family protein gives MTGSPVEWVKDRPAQSVRTCIGCRLREPSADLLRIVAQHRGADGDSVGTPAVAIVPDPRRRLPGRGAWLHPVSACLRSAERRRAFGRALRVSGNLDISALEQYLENRHEHS, from the coding sequence ATGACCGGGTCACCGGTAGAGTGGGTGAAGGATCGGCCCGCGCAATCCGTTCGAACCTGTATCGGATGCCGTCTGCGCGAGCCGTCTGCCGACCTGTTGCGGATCGTGGCGCAGCATCGAGGCGCCGACGGTGACAGTGTCGGAACCCCGGCTGTTGCGATAGTCCCCGACCCGCGGCGCAGACTTCCCGGACGGGGTGCTTGGTTGCACCCCGTTTCAGCTTGTCTGCGTTCCGCAGAGCGGCGCCGAGCATTCGGCAGAGCCCTACGAGTGTCCGGAAATCTGGATATCTCAGCCCTGGAGCAGTACCTCGAGAACAGGCACGAGCACTCATGA